From a region of the Acinetobacter calcoaceticus genome:
- a CDS encoding carbonic anhydrase, translated as MPTAQEVLDRLRAGNQRFVNGNTSLAKTLSHHERAEMAKDQNPFAIVLGCSDSRVPAEMVFDQGLGDLFVIRVAGNVVAPSQVGSVEFAAERYDCPVVVVLGHSHCGAIQATIDTLMNPDQPPSANLMSIVNRVRPSVEILMQTDLKNDLKKLSCHAVRSNVFASVNQLRHGSAVLENLIAQGKLIVVGAEYSLETGEVTFFDF; from the coding sequence ATGCCTACTGCGCAAGAAGTTTTAGATCGTCTGAGAGCTGGTAATCAACGATTTGTAAATGGAAATACTTCCCTTGCAAAAACCTTATCGCATCATGAACGCGCTGAAATGGCAAAGGATCAAAATCCGTTTGCGATTGTATTAGGTTGTTCAGATTCTCGTGTACCAGCAGAAATGGTATTTGACCAAGGTCTTGGTGACTTATTCGTAATTCGTGTTGCGGGTAACGTCGTTGCACCTTCACAAGTAGGTAGTGTTGAATTCGCAGCAGAGCGTTATGACTGCCCAGTTGTTGTGGTATTAGGACATAGTCATTGTGGCGCGATTCAAGCAACAATTGATACGTTGATGAATCCTGATCAACCACCCTCTGCAAACTTAATGTCGATTGTGAACCGTGTTCGGCCTTCAGTTGAAATTTTGATGCAAACTGATCTAAAAAATGATTTGAAAAAACTTTCATGCCATGCAGTGCGCTCGAACGTTTTTGCTTCAGTAAATCAATTACGTCATGGTTCGGCTGTGCTAGAAAATTTAATTGCACAAGGTAAATTAATTGTTGTTGGTGCTGAATATTCGCTAGAAACTGGCGAAGTTACTTTTTTTGATTTCTAA
- a CDS encoding alpha/beta fold hydrolase, with translation MTTLFVSTKTTLKKTAMALALACSLTTITGVFQTQAADTIDINFQNILQQERSWAGLQSKSLKVGDITWSYSEGGSATKPTLLLIHGLGGSRDNWNRVSRYLTANYHVIIPDLPGSGETLVTQDFDYSVPNLAEKLRRFVEAANLKGPLHIAGHSLGGSIALLYAGQYPFETKSLFLVDSGGIFRSANTIYLKDPAYLKQLLVSKKGDFNYLLKQTMSNPPFIPKEFLEAQEKLMINQAPQTQKLVDQLIALNKVYTPDSFAVLTKTIDAPTLILWGKQDKIINVEVASELKRLLKNAQPPVILENVGHMPILEAEQLVIQQYVPFLLKVETNQSLRTTTP, from the coding sequence ATGACAACGCTGTTTGTATCAACCAAAACTACCCTAAAAAAAACAGCTATGGCACTTGCCTTGGCCTGTAGCCTTACAACAATAACAGGTGTTTTTCAGACGCAAGCAGCTGATACGATAGATATAAACTTTCAGAATATTTTACAACAAGAGCGCAGTTGGGCAGGTTTACAAAGTAAAAGTTTAAAAGTTGGTGATATAACTTGGTCATATAGTGAAGGTGGGTCTGCCACTAAACCCACTTTACTCCTTATTCATGGATTAGGAGGGAGTCGTGATAACTGGAACCGTGTCTCTCGTTATCTGACAGCAAATTACCATGTCATTATTCCTGATTTACCTGGCAGTGGTGAAACCTTAGTTACACAAGACTTTGATTATTCAGTGCCTAATCTTGCCGAAAAATTACGTCGTTTTGTTGAAGCTGCAAATTTAAAAGGCCCTCTTCATATTGCTGGCCACTCACTTGGCGGTTCAATTGCCTTACTCTATGCTGGACAATATCCATTTGAAACCAAAAGCCTATTCTTAGTTGATAGTGGCGGTATTTTCCGTTCAGCAAATACAATTTATCTAAAAGATCCTGCTTACCTAAAACAACTTTTAGTATCTAAAAAGGGTGACTTTAACTATTTATTAAAGCAAACCATGTCTAATCCTCCGTTTATTCCAAAAGAATTTTTAGAAGCTCAAGAAAAGCTGATGATTAATCAGGCACCTCAAACTCAAAAACTGGTTGATCAACTTATTGCACTCAATAAAGTCTACACGCCAGATTCATTTGCAGTTCTCACCAAGACAATCGATGCACCGACACTAATTTTATGGGGTAAGCAAGATAAGATTATTAATGTCGAAGTCGCAAGTGAACTAAAACGACTTTTAAAAAATGCCCAGCCTCCAGTTATTTTAGAAAATGTCGGCCATATGCCGATTTTGGAAGCTGAGCAGTTGGTTATTCAACAATATGTACCGTTTTTACTTAAAGTAGAAACAAATCAGTCTTTAAGAACGACTACACCTTAA